In Sparus aurata chromosome 3, fSpaAur1.1, whole genome shotgun sequence, the following are encoded in one genomic region:
- the zbtb22b gene encoding zinc finger and BTB domain-containing protein 22b isoform X1, giving the protein MQSLPMEVGSSSSSAPSDTSGSVVQVCFPSAQASVLDSLNQQREDGRLCDLSIHVQGHVFKAHRCVLAASSPYFHDQVLLKNMSTVSIPAVMDPLAFESVLSCAYTGRLQMLRDDIVNYLTVGSVLQMWHIVDKCTELLKEGRAGGGSSGGGGGGVVQDVASVGGGGGSANLGCSSSNGDGSAGGGNGAGSDGGVSQAHVIESNEPQRASQPPSRPSVSESQSPSSTNYFSPRDGSSFGGGGAATAGASVDGGGASNTPSYCTPSGGEENFLNEEEEEEVEEEEEEVLYHQRKRGRGGGSGRRKKMSSVSEQEVGVSDSFGVSSYQDGDDSALTPQKRPTYSQPSIMPRKQWVVVKTERMEDDDLIVVSGEEGGEDEEDEDEREMELARERERSDFNISNVRSLSAELASRAENDMDSQVDYCQSSEDYLKFEGSLMDQTLAQHLHDSAAGQSQSANRVVSALLGQVQSAASARAQLFPLDMQGNQILLYSQASGLSLDAGAPPLGMAGGMIGGASFKGPGLEHSAVHLSVQGGLGVDGMDGGGIGGGSGGSNSSAGGSGKVFMCHCGKTFTHKSMRDRHINMHLDLRPFHCPVCAKKFKMKHHLTEHMKTHTGLKPYDCLGCGKKFMWRDSFMRHRSHCERRSGMGESGEGGSSGEGGRRGGGEDGPDLISSPHLLLSAGEGGQGGILGGGGVRGGVSVSSPHLSGSVLSPQHTTGSSSSNNNNNNAALSNNMAAISQSQGQGSGMFGGLGLGRSVCDEDVCEVGANDSSVT; this is encoded by the exons ATGCAGTCGCTGCCCATGgaggtgggcagcagcagcagttcagcCCCCAGCGACACATCTGGCTCTGTGGTGCAGGTGTGCTTCCCCAGCGCTCAGGCCTCGGTGCTGGACAGTCTTAATCAGCAGAGAGAAGACGGCCGGCTCTGTGACCTCTCCATCCACGTCCAGGGACATGTGTTCAAAGCCCACCGCTGCGTCCTGGCCGCCTCCTCGCCCTACTTCCACGACCAG GTACTACTGAAGAACATGTCCACAGTCTCCATCCCGGCAGTGATGGACCCGCTGGCGTTTGAGAGCGTGCTGAGCTGCGCCTACACCGGTCGGCTCCAGATGCTGCGCGATGACATCGTTAACTACCTCACGGTGGGCAGCGTCCTGCAGATGTGGCACATCGTGGACAAATGCACAGAGCTGCTGAAGGAGGGCCGGGCGGGAGGAGggagcagtggaggaggaggaggaggcgtcGTGCAGGACGTAGCCAGTGtcggaggaggtggagggtcGGCTAACCTTGGGTGTAGCAGCAGCAATGGGGATGGCAGTGCCGGTGGTGGTAATGGAGCTGGTAGTGATGGTGGTGTTAGTCAAGCCCACGTCATCGAGTCCAACGAGCCCCAACGTGCCTCTCAGCCTCCCAGCCGGCCGTCAGTGAGCGAGAGCCAGTCTCCCAGCAGCACCAACTACTTCAGCCCTAGAGACGGGAGCAGCTTTGGGGGAGGCGGTGCGGCCACAGCTGGGGCTTCTGTGGACGGAGGCGGGGCAAGCAACACCCCCAGCTACTGCACCCCATccggaggagaggagaacttccttaatgaggaagaggaggaggaagtagaggaggaagaggaggaggtgttgtACCaccagaggaagagaggaagaggagggggcagcgggaggaggaagaaaatgagCTCCGTGTCGGAGCAGGAAGTCGGGGTCAGCGACAGCTTTGGCGTGTCGTCCTATCAG GATGGCGATGACTCAGCACTGACACCGCAGAAGCGTCCCACCTACAGCCAGCCCAGCATCATGCCTCGGAAACAGTGGGTGGTCGTGAAAACCGAACGCATGGAGGACGACGACCTCATCGTAGTGTccggggaggagggaggagaagacgaggaggacgaggatgagagggagatggagctggccagagagagggagaggagcgaCTTCAACATCTCCAACGTAAGGAGCCTCTCGGCAGAGCTGGCAAGCAGAGCTGAGAACGACATGGACTCACAG gTGGATTACTGCCAGTCTTCTGAAGACTACCTCAAGTTTGAAGGCAGTTTAATGGACCAGACTTTAGCTCAGCACCTTCACGACAGCGCAGCAGGTCAGAGCCAGAGCGCTAACCGCGTCGTTTCAGCGCTGCTGGGGCAGGTTCAGTCTGCAGCCTCGGCCCGGGCCCAGCTCTTCCCCCTGGACATGCAGGGGAACCAGATCCTCCTCTACAGCCAGGCCTCCGGACTCTCTCTGGACGCTGGTGCCCCTCCCCTGGGAATGGCGGGAGGCATGATCGGAGGAGCCTCGTTCAAAGGTCCCGGTCTGGAGCACAGTGCGGTCCACCTGTCGGTGCAGGGCGGGTTGGGAGTGGATGGCATGGACGGTGGGGGGATCGGAGGTGGGAGTGGTGGCAGTAACAGCAGCGCGGGGGGTTCGGGGAAAGTGTTCATGTGCCACTGTGGTAAGACCTTCACCCACAAGAGCATGAGGGACCGCCACATCAACATGCACCTGGACCTGAGGCCCTTCCACTGCCCCGTCTGTGCGAAGAAGTTCAAGATGAAACATCACCTCACAGAGCACATGAAGACGCACACGGGCCTCAAGCCGTACGACTGCCTCGGCTGCGGCAAGAAGTTCATGTGGCGCGACAGCTTCATGAGGCACCGCTCGCACTGCGAGAGGCGCAGCGGGATGGGAGAGAGCGGCGAGGGCGGGAGTAGtggtgagggagggagaaggggaggaggTGAGGACGGCCCAGATTTGATTTCctcccctcacctcctcctgtcCGCAGGTGAGGGAGGACAGGGCGGTAttctgggaggaggaggagttagAGGAGGAGTCTCAGTTTCTTCTCCACATCTTTCCGGCTCTGTCCTGTCGCCGCAGCACACGACAGGAagtagcagcagcaacaacaacaacaacaatgctgCTCTGAGCAACAACATGGCCGCCATCTCTCAGAGTCAGGGTCAGGGATCGGGGATGTTTGGCGGTCTCGGTCTCGGTCGAAGTGTGTGCGATGAAGACGTGTGCGAAGTCGGTGCCAATGATAGTAGCGTGACTTAA
- the zbtb22b gene encoding zinc finger and BTB domain-containing protein 22b isoform X2 translates to MEVGSSSSSAPSDTSGSVVQVCFPSAQASVLDSLNQQREDGRLCDLSIHVQGHVFKAHRCVLAASSPYFHDQVLLKNMSTVSIPAVMDPLAFESVLSCAYTGRLQMLRDDIVNYLTVGSVLQMWHIVDKCTELLKEGRAGGGSSGGGGGGVVQDVASVGGGGGSANLGCSSSNGDGSAGGGNGAGSDGGVSQAHVIESNEPQRASQPPSRPSVSESQSPSSTNYFSPRDGSSFGGGGAATAGASVDGGGASNTPSYCTPSGGEENFLNEEEEEEVEEEEEEVLYHQRKRGRGGGSGRRKKMSSVSEQEVGVSDSFGVSSYQDGDDSALTPQKRPTYSQPSIMPRKQWVVVKTERMEDDDLIVVSGEEGGEDEEDEDEREMELARERERSDFNISNVRSLSAELASRAENDMDSQVDYCQSSEDYLKFEGSLMDQTLAQHLHDSAAGQSQSANRVVSALLGQVQSAASARAQLFPLDMQGNQILLYSQASGLSLDAGAPPLGMAGGMIGGASFKGPGLEHSAVHLSVQGGLGVDGMDGGGIGGGSGGSNSSAGGSGKVFMCHCGKTFTHKSMRDRHINMHLDLRPFHCPVCAKKFKMKHHLTEHMKTHTGLKPYDCLGCGKKFMWRDSFMRHRSHCERRSGMGESGEGGSSGEGGRRGGGEDGPDLISSPHLLLSAGEGGQGGILGGGGVRGGVSVSSPHLSGSVLSPQHTTGSSSSNNNNNNAALSNNMAAISQSQGQGSGMFGGLGLGRSVCDEDVCEVGANDSSVT, encoded by the exons ATGgaggtgggcagcagcagcagttcagcCCCCAGCGACACATCTGGCTCTGTGGTGCAGGTGTGCTTCCCCAGCGCTCAGGCCTCGGTGCTGGACAGTCTTAATCAGCAGAGAGAAGACGGCCGGCTCTGTGACCTCTCCATCCACGTCCAGGGACATGTGTTCAAAGCCCACCGCTGCGTCCTGGCCGCCTCCTCGCCCTACTTCCACGACCAG GTACTACTGAAGAACATGTCCACAGTCTCCATCCCGGCAGTGATGGACCCGCTGGCGTTTGAGAGCGTGCTGAGCTGCGCCTACACCGGTCGGCTCCAGATGCTGCGCGATGACATCGTTAACTACCTCACGGTGGGCAGCGTCCTGCAGATGTGGCACATCGTGGACAAATGCACAGAGCTGCTGAAGGAGGGCCGGGCGGGAGGAGggagcagtggaggaggaggaggaggcgtcGTGCAGGACGTAGCCAGTGtcggaggaggtggagggtcGGCTAACCTTGGGTGTAGCAGCAGCAATGGGGATGGCAGTGCCGGTGGTGGTAATGGAGCTGGTAGTGATGGTGGTGTTAGTCAAGCCCACGTCATCGAGTCCAACGAGCCCCAACGTGCCTCTCAGCCTCCCAGCCGGCCGTCAGTGAGCGAGAGCCAGTCTCCCAGCAGCACCAACTACTTCAGCCCTAGAGACGGGAGCAGCTTTGGGGGAGGCGGTGCGGCCACAGCTGGGGCTTCTGTGGACGGAGGCGGGGCAAGCAACACCCCCAGCTACTGCACCCCATccggaggagaggagaacttccttaatgaggaagaggaggaggaagtagaggaggaagaggaggaggtgttgtACCaccagaggaagagaggaagaggagggggcagcgggaggaggaagaaaatgagCTCCGTGTCGGAGCAGGAAGTCGGGGTCAGCGACAGCTTTGGCGTGTCGTCCTATCAG GATGGCGATGACTCAGCACTGACACCGCAGAAGCGTCCCACCTACAGCCAGCCCAGCATCATGCCTCGGAAACAGTGGGTGGTCGTGAAAACCGAACGCATGGAGGACGACGACCTCATCGTAGTGTccggggaggagggaggagaagacgaggaggacgaggatgagagggagatggagctggccagagagagggagaggagcgaCTTCAACATCTCCAACGTAAGGAGCCTCTCGGCAGAGCTGGCAAGCAGAGCTGAGAACGACATGGACTCACAG gTGGATTACTGCCAGTCTTCTGAAGACTACCTCAAGTTTGAAGGCAGTTTAATGGACCAGACTTTAGCTCAGCACCTTCACGACAGCGCAGCAGGTCAGAGCCAGAGCGCTAACCGCGTCGTTTCAGCGCTGCTGGGGCAGGTTCAGTCTGCAGCCTCGGCCCGGGCCCAGCTCTTCCCCCTGGACATGCAGGGGAACCAGATCCTCCTCTACAGCCAGGCCTCCGGACTCTCTCTGGACGCTGGTGCCCCTCCCCTGGGAATGGCGGGAGGCATGATCGGAGGAGCCTCGTTCAAAGGTCCCGGTCTGGAGCACAGTGCGGTCCACCTGTCGGTGCAGGGCGGGTTGGGAGTGGATGGCATGGACGGTGGGGGGATCGGAGGTGGGAGTGGTGGCAGTAACAGCAGCGCGGGGGGTTCGGGGAAAGTGTTCATGTGCCACTGTGGTAAGACCTTCACCCACAAGAGCATGAGGGACCGCCACATCAACATGCACCTGGACCTGAGGCCCTTCCACTGCCCCGTCTGTGCGAAGAAGTTCAAGATGAAACATCACCTCACAGAGCACATGAAGACGCACACGGGCCTCAAGCCGTACGACTGCCTCGGCTGCGGCAAGAAGTTCATGTGGCGCGACAGCTTCATGAGGCACCGCTCGCACTGCGAGAGGCGCAGCGGGATGGGAGAGAGCGGCGAGGGCGGGAGTAGtggtgagggagggagaaggggaggaggTGAGGACGGCCCAGATTTGATTTCctcccctcacctcctcctgtcCGCAGGTGAGGGAGGACAGGGCGGTAttctgggaggaggaggagttagAGGAGGAGTCTCAGTTTCTTCTCCACATCTTTCCGGCTCTGTCCTGTCGCCGCAGCACACGACAGGAagtagcagcagcaacaacaacaacaacaatgctgCTCTGAGCAACAACATGGCCGCCATCTCTCAGAGTCAGGGTCAGGGATCGGGGATGTTTGGCGGTCTCGGTCTCGGTCGAAGTGTGTGCGATGAAGACGTGTGCGAAGTCGGTGCCAATGATAGTAGCGTGACTTAA
- the tapbp.1 gene encoding TAP binding protein (tapasin), tandem duplicate 1 has product MTDFSTIYKLSLVTVFGLVQACSSSCPVLECWFVQEKAGRGGGLTAATSQEKSLLHIRTDAHSRSAGSQKVPADINPDRVYFVTDPAATLCHSSLNPPRGSVNKPQCEINPFLPQPSSLKWAAPLTDSALSPVYLQADWFSTSYQGLKKQLTVSSITRAPTASKEHDVILTVSSKTVSVKARLGEPVLLDCNFWVDPTSPLSGSGFAVEWRYQFRGDGRLVLAYDGKTDRLADAQEEGATLDFESLHEKGNASLILQEAKVRHSGLYICTTYLPYLVAQVAMELEIVEPPSLSIYPSPLPLAVPGQTLTVQCEASGFAPLSLELSWELKGADGSSRPLGSGSISGHKQAWDGTYSQTTRLELDTTALDLGRGGELICVAAHLGGTRQASVTLNVIGFSAPSIEDSMAMVGVALVLYGLIKFVSWTVTSSGSDEAATKDKKDK; this is encoded by the exons ATGACGGACTTCTCTACAATCTACAAACTGTCTCTGGTCACAGTTTTCGGCCTCGTTCAAG cctgcagcagcagctgtccggTGTTGGAGTGCTGGTTTGTGCAGGAGAAAGCGGGACGAGGAGGAGGTTTAACTGCAGCTACGAGCCAGGAGAAATCCCTGCTTCACATCAGAACAGACGCACACAGccgcagtgcaggttcacagaAGGTCCCAGCTGACATCAACCCTGACAGAGTCTACTTTGTTACAG acCCAGCTGCGACTCTCTGCCACAGCTCTCTGAACCCTCCCAGAGGTTCTGTCAACAAGCCCCAGTGTGAGATCAACCCCTTCCTGCCGCAGCCCTCCAGCCTCAAATGGGCTGCTCCACTCACAGACTCTGCCCTCAGTCCCGTCTACCTGCAAGCTGATTGGTTTTCAACTTCCTATCAGGGCCTCAAAAAACAGCTGACGGTTTCCAGTATCACGCGTGCTCCCACGGCATCCAAGGAGCACGATG TGATCCTGACTGTGAGCAGTAAAACGGTCTCGGTAAAAGCCAGACTTGGTGAACCAGTGCTGCTGGACTGCAACTTCTGGGTCGACCCCACCTCACCTCTGTCCGGGTCGGGTTTTGCCGTAGAGTGGCGCTATCAGTTCAGAGGCGACGGACGATTGGTTCTGGCTTACGACGGCAAGACGGACCGCTTGGCCGACGCGCAGGAGGAAGGGGCCACGCTGGACTTTGAGAGTCTGCACGAGAAGGGAAACGCATCCCTGATCCTGCAGGAGGCCAAAGTGCGTCACTCCGGGCTGTATATCTGTACCACGTATCTGCCGTACCTTGTGGCTCAGGTGGCGATGGAGCTTGAGATTGTTG AACCTCCATCCCTCTCCATCTACCCGTCCCCTCTGCCCCTCGCTGTTCCCGGCCAGACTTTGACCGTCCAGTGTGAGGCGTCCGGCTTCGCCCCCCTCTCCCTGGAGCTGAGCTGGGAGTTGAAAGGTGCTGACGGGAGCTCCAGGCCTCTGGGATCAGGCAGCATTAGCGGCCACAAGCAGGCGTGGGATGGAACCTACAGCCAGACCACCCGGCTTGAACTCGACACCACCGCCCTGGACCTGGGCAGAGGCGGGGAGCTGATCTGTGTGGCTGCCCATCTTGGAGGCACACGACAGGCCAGCGTGACCCTCAATGTCATAG GATTCAGCGCTCCCTCCATCGAGGACTCGATGGCGATGGTCGGCGTGGCACTAGTGCTCTACGGTCTCATCAAGTTCGTCTCTTGGACCGTCACCAGCTCAG GCTCAGATGAGGCTGCTACAAAAGACAAG aaagACAAGTAA
- the daxx gene encoding death domain-associated protein 6 — MAVAPASMADKIIVLDDDDEEESPQPSCSASKSSSQQRAKYVSPLKAQQPVPTHITQSPFASAKKNAHVLQAENQRLFAEFVEHCSALTQDCPEVLTFLQTKHSKASPEYLSSVEFRNTLGHCLTRAQANRSKTFVYINELCTVLKQHAAKKRQIVTKVEPGPCTSTSSSTPSTSVTLKSKDKSKVEVEEEEDDRVKSTAEDKQPSTSGLQEGEEESNKEEQQAEKKAKRASRKQIAYLENLLKVYNEEICRLQQSELSLDDLGSEESLYIQEHKLKRKMMKIYEKLCELKGCNTLTGRVIEQRIPYSSTRYPEINKKIERFINSPEAHKNPPDYHDILQQVLRANERHKLCLSRKQLNQIAQEAFRETGSRMQERRHLDLVYNFGSHLTDTYKAAIDPALVDNSLLRKLRSNRELGLSRLEEVITKYAVRQEDTEEQERAKRLGKSSKEKEGHKSEKEEENKEVNGVAEVEEEEVEEEEEDEEEESSDPDIEEEIQASTQQDGPDDIENGEDDSNEANGINKEDQTDEVSGSVSAEESVKDEDEEPISSGPSPLSDESKSLLSPLSDLPSPRHSPSQSEPMQTDNHTQLSNGNLAGLEEPVDSSNQVSVVLVSTSEVTKDPDDGSTAVDSRVAPPLSPAVIIEKCHTQTATNGTSPPPSPRTTRVKRKREETSGNTKCINTCDSDIDIPLEMGVYSCNSPQQAESTRADTPTQEIVSSSQSTPPPKRNKVNVATQCDPDEIIVLSDSE, encoded by the exons ATGGCGGTGGCTCCCGCCTCGATGGCAGATAAGATCATAGtccttgatgatgatgatgaagaggagagtcCTCAGCCCTCCTGTTCCGCCTCCAAGTCGTCCTCTCAGCAGCGAGCAAAATATGTGTCGCCGCTCAAAGCTCAGCAGCCTGTCCCGACCCACATTACCCAGTCACCTTTCGCCTCAGCGAAGAAAAACGCACATGTTCTTCAGGCAGAGAATCAGAGGTTGTTCGCTGAG TTTGTGGAGCACTGCTCAGCTCTCACCCAGGACTGCCCCGAGGTCTTGACCTTCCTCCAAACGAAGCACTCCAAGGCCTCCCCTGAGTATCTGTCATCCGTGGAGTTCAGGAACACCTTGGGACACTGTTTGACTCGTGCCCAGGCAAACCGTTCCAAAACCTTTGTCTACATCAATGAACTGTGCACTGTGCTGAAGCAGCATGCAGCCAAGAAGAGGCAGATCGTCACCAAAGTTGAGCCTGGGCCTTGTACCTCAACATCAAGCTCTACACCGTCTACCTCTGTTACACTCAAAAGTAAAGACAAGTCTAAAGttgaggtggaagaggaggaggacgacagGGTGAAATCGACAGCAGAGGATAAGCAACCATCCACCTCAGGGCTGCAGGAGGGCGAGGAGGAGAGCAACAAAGAGGAACAGCAAGcagagaaaaaggcaaagagagCATCCAGGAAACAG ATAGCGTACCTGGAGAATCTACTGAAGGTCTACAACGAGGAGATCTGCCGCCTGCAGCAGTCGGAGCTCAGTTTAGACGACCTGGGATCTGAAGAATCTTTATACATCCAAGAGCACAAGCTGAAACGCAAG ATGATGAAGATTTATGAAAAGCTGTGTGAACTAAAGGGCTGCAACACACTAACGGGCCGAGTCATCGAGCAGAGGATCCCCTACAGCAGCACGCGTTATCCGGAGATCAACAAGAAG ATTGAGCGGTTCATCAACAGTCCTGAGGCACACAAGAACCCTCCAGATTACCACGACATCCTCCAGCAGGTGCTGCGCGCAAATGAGCGCCACAAACTGTGCCTGAGCAGAAAACAGCTGAACCAGATCGCCCAGGAGGCTTTCAGGGAGACCGGGAGCCGCATGCAGGAAAGACGCCACCTGGACCTGGTGTACAACTTCGGCTCGCACCTCACTGACACCTACAAAGCTG CTATTGACCCGGCTCTGGTGGACAACTCTCTGCTTCGGAAACTGCGATCAAACAGAGAATTGGGTCTGTCACGTCTGGAGGAGGTCATTACTAAGTATGCCGTGAGGCAAGAGgacacagaggagcaggagagggccAAACGACTGGGGAAAAGCAGCAAGGAGAAGGAG GGCCACAAatcagaaaaggaagaagaaaataaagaggtGAACGGAGTggcagaggtggaagaagaagaggtggaggaggaggaggaggatgaagaggaagaatcATCAGACCCAGACATTGAGGAAGAAATCCAGGCCAGCACTCAGCAGGATGGACCAG ACGATATTGAGAACGGGGAAGACGACAGTAACGAGGCGAACGGTATCAACAAGGAGGATCAGACAGACGAGGTGTCAGGAAGCGTTTCTGCGGAGGAAAGTGTGAAAGATGAAGACGAGGAACCGATCTCAAGTGGACCCAGTCCTCTTTCTGATGAAAGCAAATCCCTGTTATCACCGCTGTCTGACCTGCCCTCCCCTAGACACAGccccagccaatcagagccgaTGCAGACTGACAACCACACACAGTTATCTAATGGTAACCTCGCAGGATTAGAGGAGCCTGTGGATTCCTCCAATCAAGTTTCAGTCGTGCTGGTAAGCACCAGCGAAGTCACCAAGGATCCCGATGACGGCTCCACTGCAGTAGACAGTAGGGTGGCTCCGCCCCTCTCACCAGCAGTGATTATAGAAAAATGTCACACACAGACGGCGACCAACGGGACATCGCCGCCTCCCAGCCCCAGAACAACcagggtgaagaggaagagagaggaaacatcagGAAATACAAAATGCATAAACACATGTGACAG TGATATAGATATCCCACTGGAGATGGGTGTTTATAGCTGCAATTCTCCGCAGCAGGCAGAGTCAACACGAGCAGACACGCCAACCCAGGAAATAGTCAGCAGCTCGCAGTCGACGCCGCCTCCCAAAAGAAACAAG GTCAACGTGGCGACCCAGTGTGACCCCGATGAGATCATCGTCCTGTCAGACTCAGAATGA